A window of Pusillimonas sp. T7-7 contains these coding sequences:
- the mlaD gene encoding outer membrane lipid asymmetry maintenance protein MlaD: protein MTREKTDFWVGLFVLLGAAALLFLALRAGNMSSFSFGSTYQVQAYFDNLGGLKVRAPVKSSGVVVGRVSSIGFDNQRFQAVATLDLEEKYTFPTDSSASILTSGLLGEQYIGLTPGGEEKNLAQGGQIQYTQSAVVLEELISKFLYSSAEKEGGQAAEPTLTPPGVQ, encoded by the coding sequence ATGACACGTGAAAAAACCGATTTCTGGGTAGGCCTGTTTGTATTGCTGGGTGCGGCTGCCCTGCTGTTCCTGGCGCTGCGCGCCGGCAACATGAGCTCGTTCTCCTTTGGGTCCACCTACCAGGTGCAGGCCTATTTCGATAATCTGGGGGGGCTCAAGGTGCGTGCTCCAGTCAAAAGCAGTGGAGTTGTGGTGGGGCGGGTATCGTCCATAGGCTTCGACAACCAGCGTTTTCAGGCCGTCGCTACGCTTGATCTTGAAGAAAAATATACATTTCCCACCGATTCGTCGGCATCCATACTGACGTCCGGCTTGTTGGGCGAGCAATACATAGGCCTGACCCCCGGCGGCGAGGAAAAAAACCTGGCCCAGGGCGGGCAGATTCAGTACACGCAAAGCGCGGTGGTGCTCGAAGAGCTGATCAGCAAGTTCCTGTACAGCTCGGCCGAGAAAGAAGGCGGCCAAGCTGCGGAACCCACCCTGACACCGCCCGGGGTCCAATAG
- the mlaE gene encoding lipid asymmetry maintenance ABC transporter permease subunit MlaE, with protein sequence MTSPVQLIAALGARVRNSISGMGAFMRLAGAILARSDIVFKRPGLISQQIHFIGNYSLLIIAVSGLFVGFVLGLQGYYTLNRYGSEEALGLLVALSLVRELGPVVTALLFAGRAGTSLTAEIGLMKAGEQIAAMEVMAVDPIRRVLAPRFWGGVVAMPVLAAVFSMVGIIGGWIVGVVLIGIDPGAFWSQMQGGVDVFKDVLNGFVKSVVFGVAVTLIALHAGWTAKATPEGVSRATTRTVVSGSLMVLGLDFILTALMFSN encoded by the coding sequence ATGACATCGCCTGTTCAACTCATTGCAGCGCTGGGCGCGCGGGTACGCAACAGTATCAGCGGGATGGGCGCCTTTATGCGGCTGGCCGGCGCCATTCTGGCGCGCAGCGACATCGTATTCAAGCGACCGGGGCTGATTTCCCAGCAAATTCATTTCATCGGCAATTATTCGCTGCTGATTATTGCGGTGTCGGGCCTGTTCGTGGGCTTTGTATTGGGCCTGCAAGGCTATTACACCCTGAATCGCTACGGCTCTGAAGAGGCCCTTGGCCTGTTGGTGGCGTTGTCGCTGGTACGCGAGCTGGGGCCTGTGGTGACCGCCCTGCTGTTCGCCGGCCGGGCCGGCACTTCGCTTACGGCGGAAATAGGCCTGATGAAGGCCGGCGAGCAAATCGCCGCCATGGAGGTCATGGCGGTAGACCCCATACGCCGTGTGCTGGCGCCGCGTTTCTGGGGCGGCGTGGTCGCCATGCCGGTGCTGGCCGCTGTGTTTTCCATGGTGGGCATCATAGGCGGCTGGATAGTAGGCGTGGTGCTTATCGGCATAGACCCGGGCGCTTTCTGGTCGCAAATGCAGGGCGGCGTCGATGTGTTCAAAGATGTACTGAACGGTTTCGTCAAAAGCGTGGTCTTTGGCGTTGCGGTAACGCTGATCGCGCTGCATGCGGGCTGGACGGCCAAGGCCACCCCCGAAGGGGTATCGCGCGCCACCACACGCACCGTGGTCAGTGGTTCGCTGATGGTCCTGGGACTGGACTTCATTTTGACCGCGCTGATGTTCAGCAACTAA
- a CDS encoding ABC transporter ATP-binding protein: MNSTNANDPIVKFSNVALGYGDFTVLQDIDLEVRRGQVVAMMGGSGSGKTTLLRATTGQIAAQRGAIQVFGHSIAEAKGEKLRELRQRMGVLFQQGALFTDLNVFENVAFPLREHTQVSESQVVERVLDKLDAVGLRTAAHLNISEISGGMARRVALARAVVLEPELVLYDEPFAGLDPISLGITAQLIRDLTDRLHCASVLITHDVAESFAIADQVYMVGQGKLIASGTPASLSGSQDPYVRQFLDGQPDGPIAFHYPTTPAFTKWLDQHGKRS, from the coding sequence ATGAACTCAACCAACGCCAACGACCCTATCGTAAAGTTCAGCAACGTAGCCCTGGGCTACGGCGACTTTACCGTGCTGCAAGACATCGACTTGGAAGTCCGCAGGGGCCAGGTCGTTGCCATGATGGGCGGTTCCGGGTCGGGCAAGACTACGCTGCTGCGCGCCACCACGGGCCAAATCGCGGCGCAAAGGGGCGCCATACAGGTCTTTGGCCACAGTATTGCCGAAGCCAAGGGCGAAAAGCTGCGCGAACTGCGCCAGCGCATGGGCGTATTGTTTCAACAGGGCGCGCTGTTCACTGACCTGAATGTCTTCGAGAACGTGGCCTTTCCCCTGCGCGAACACACCCAGGTATCTGAAAGCCAAGTTGTCGAGCGGGTGCTCGACAAGCTCGACGCCGTGGGCCTGCGCACCGCCGCCCACCTGAATATTTCGGAAATTTCCGGCGGCATGGCCCGCCGTGTCGCCCTGGCCCGCGCTGTGGTGCTGGAACCCGAACTCGTCCTGTACGACGAGCCTTTTGCCGGTCTGGACCCGATCTCGCTGGGCATTACCGCCCAGCTCATACGCGACCTGACCGACCGCCTGCACTGTGCGTCAGTGCTGATTACCCACGACGTGGCCGAATCTTTTGCCATCGCCGACCAGGTTTATATGGTCGGGCAAGGCAAGCTGATCGCCAGCGGCACGCCGGCATCGCTGTCCGGCTCACAAGATCCGTATGTGCGTCAGTTTCTCGACGGCCAGCCCGATGGACCCATTGCTTTTCATTACCCCACCACGCCCGCCTTTACGAAATGGCTGGATCAACACGGCAAACGCTCATGA
- a CDS encoding type II toxin-antitoxin system HicA family toxin translates to MNGKDIIKKLTENGWKILRQEGSHVRMGKADARTTVPVHGSRDVKIGTLANIQRQTGVKLK, encoded by the coding sequence ATGAATGGCAAGGACATAATTAAAAAGCTAACTGAAAACGGCTGGAAAATATTGCGCCAGGAAGGCAGCCACGTTCGAATGGGAAAGGCCGATGCGCGTACGACGGTGCCAGTTCATGGCAGTCGTGATGTCAAAATCGGGACGCTGGCAAACATCCAAAGGCAGACTGGCGTAAAGCTGAAATGA
- a CDS encoding type II toxin-antitoxin system HicB family antitoxin encodes MMNVCYPAKVSEDPAGGFCVQFIDLDEAFTEGDTFEEALFNAAEVLTLTLEGRLSEDMEVPEPSQGAKGVHYIAPDAKTQGVLLLRAARGDRSLADLARAMETSWPQAKRLEDPRHWPSLKTLDKAARVLGKRLVLSIE; translated from the coding sequence ATGATGAATGTTTGTTATCCGGCAAAGGTGTCGGAAGATCCGGCAGGCGGTTTTTGTGTTCAGTTCATCGATCTCGACGAGGCATTTACCGAGGGCGATACGTTCGAAGAGGCATTATTCAATGCTGCCGAAGTACTGACGCTGACGCTGGAAGGGCGTCTTTCCGAAGATATGGAAGTGCCCGAACCCAGCCAAGGTGCGAAGGGCGTGCACTACATTGCGCCGGACGCCAAGACGCAGGGCGTGCTGCTATTGCGCGCCGCTCGTGGCGACCGCAGCCTGGCTGATCTTGCGCGCGCAATGGAAACCAGTTGGCCGCAGGCCAAGCGCCTGGAAGATCCGCGCCATTGGCCCAGTCTGAAAACACTGGATAAGGCGGCACGTGTACTTGGCAAGCGCCTGGTGCTTAGCATCGAGTAA
- a CDS encoding glutamate synthase subunit beta — protein MGKVTGFLEFQRIKETYEAPQARLKHWNEFVNTLTDAEAKQQGARCMDCGIPFCTSGCPVNNIIPDWNDLVFKQDWRRALDVLHSTNNFPEFTGRVCPAPCEAACTLNINNDAVGIKSIEHAIIDKGWSQGWVTPQPPSRKTGKKVAVVGSGPAGLACAQQLARAGHSVTVFEKSNRIGGLLRYGIPDFKLEKSHIDRRLAQMEAEGVEFCPSTYVGAQEHAEDGLTVRTPESLQEAFDAVVLTGGAETPRDLPVPGRELRGVHFAMDFLRQQNKVTNGDRQSKQITAKGKHVIVIGGGDTGSDCVGTSNRQGAASVTQFELMSKAPEAEDKPLTWPYWPIKLRSSSSHEEGCQRDWAVATKTFEGSGGKVEKLVAVRVEWFKDKATGQLKMREVEGSEFELPADLVLLAMGFVSPVKHVLDAFGIDLDARGNARANTDDYATSVNKVFAAGDMRRGQSLVVWAIREGRQCARSVDEFLMGSTVLPS, from the coding sequence ATGGGCAAAGTTACCGGCTTTCTTGAGTTTCAACGCATCAAAGAAACCTACGAGGCGCCCCAGGCGCGGCTCAAGCACTGGAATGAATTCGTCAATACCCTGACCGATGCCGAGGCCAAGCAACAAGGCGCGCGCTGCATGGACTGCGGTATTCCTTTCTGCACCAGCGGCTGTCCCGTCAACAACATCATCCCCGACTGGAACGACCTGGTCTTCAAGCAGGATTGGCGCCGTGCACTGGACGTGCTGCATTCCACCAACAACTTCCCCGAGTTCACCGGTCGCGTGTGCCCCGCCCCCTGCGAAGCCGCCTGTACCTTGAACATCAACAACGACGCGGTGGGCATCAAGTCCATCGAGCACGCCATTATCGACAAGGGCTGGTCGCAGGGCTGGGTAACGCCCCAGCCACCGAGCCGCAAGACCGGCAAGAAAGTGGCCGTGGTCGGTTCCGGCCCAGCCGGCCTGGCCTGCGCCCAACAACTGGCACGCGCTGGCCATTCGGTGACTGTGTTTGAAAAAAGCAATCGCATAGGCGGCCTGCTGCGCTACGGCATCCCCGACTTCAAGCTGGAAAAAAGCCATATAGACCGCCGCCTGGCGCAAATGGAAGCCGAAGGCGTGGAGTTCTGCCCGTCCACCTATGTGGGCGCGCAAGAGCACGCCGAAGACGGCCTGACCGTGCGTACCCCCGAGTCGCTGCAGGAAGCGTTCGATGCCGTCGTGCTGACCGGCGGCGCGGAAACCCCGCGCGACTTGCCCGTGCCCGGACGCGAGCTGCGCGGCGTCCATTTCGCCATGGACTTCCTGCGCCAGCAAAACAAGGTCACCAATGGCGACCGTCAGTCCAAACAGATTACCGCCAAGGGCAAGCACGTCATCGTTATTGGCGGCGGCGACACCGGTTCCGACTGCGTGGGTACCAGCAACCGCCAGGGTGCGGCCTCGGTCACCCAGTTCGAGCTCATGTCGAAAGCGCCCGAGGCCGAAGACAAGCCCCTGACCTGGCCTTACTGGCCCATCAAGCTACGCAGTTCGTCTTCGCACGAAGAAGGCTGCCAACGCGACTGGGCGGTGGCCACCAAGACCTTTGAAGGCAGCGGCGGCAAGGTCGAGAAACTGGTGGCCGTGCGCGTGGAATGGTTCAAGGACAAGGCCACCGGCCAACTGAAGATGCGCGAAGTCGAGGGTTCTGAGTTTGAACTGCCGGCCGACCTGGTCTTGCTGGCCATGGGCTTTGTGTCGCCCGTGAAGCATGTGCTGGACGCCTTCGGCATAGACCTGGATGCGCGCGGCAACGCACGCGCCAACACCGACGACTACGCCACCAGCGTCAACAAGGTCTTCGCCGCCGGCGACATGCGCCGCGGCCAATCGCTGGTAGTGTGGGCCATACGCGAGGGCCGCCAGTGCGCCCGTTCGGTAGACGAGTTCTTGATGGGAAGCACGGTGCTGCCAAGTTAA
- a CDS encoding glutamate synthase-related protein produces MSQPSTSITLPAAATQASTHGLYNPHNEHDSCGVGFVAHIKGRQSHAIIQQGLKILENLDHRGAVGADELMGDGAGILIQIPDALYRQDLASQGIELPQPDEYGVAMVFLPKETASRLACEQELERAVRDEGQVVLGWRDVPVDHDMPMSPTVRACAPVIRQLFIGRGPDIMVPDALERKLYVIRKTASHAIQHMQLAHGQEYFVPSISVRTVVYKGLLLANQVGSYYRDLADTRAVSALAMVHQRFSTNTFPAWPLAHPYRMIAHNGEINTVKGNFNWLRAREGMMQSAVLGADLPKLYPIVYEGQSDTATFDNCLELLVMSGYSLAHAMMMMIPEAWEQHADMDENRRAFYEYHAAMMEPWDGPAAVAFTDGRQIGATLDRNGLRPARYLITDDDMVIMASEAGTLSIPEHRIVKKWRLQPGKMFLIDLQQGRIIDDAEIKSQLANTRPYRQWIERLRLKLEALPAQQVEAPHKAESLLKRQQAFGWTQEDFKFVLQPMAANGEEATGSMGNDTPLAVLSNRAKPFYHYFRQLFAQVTNPPIDPIREQLVMSLVSFIGPKPNLLDINNVNPPLRLEVAQPVLDFAAMAQIRHIAGITSNKFRSLEIDITYPTAWGPDGIEACLAGLCANAADAVRSGYNILIITDRKVDSEHVAIPALLATSAIHLHLIRAGLRTNTGLVVETGSVREVHHVALLGGYGAEAIHPYLALEALATLPEPATATKNYIKAIGKGLNKVMSKMGISTYMSYTGAQIFEAVGLNSSLINKYFTGTPSNIEGIGIFEVAEEALRQHNSAFSNDPVLANALDAGGDYAWRVRGEQHMWSPDSIAKLQHAARANNYSTYKEYAQLINDQSRRHMTLRGLFEFKVDPARAIPLSEVEPAKDIVKRFATGAMSLGSISTEAHATLAVAMNRIGGKSNTGEGGEDELRYRAEMRAGKPTVRKGDTLASFLGSDRIEADVALAAGDSLRSRIKQVASGRFGVSAEYLSSADQIQIKMAQGAKPGEGGQLPGHKVSEYIAKLRYSVPGVGLISPPPHHDIYSIEDLAQLIHDLKNVNPQASISVKLVSEVGVGTVATGVAKAKADHVVIAGHDGGTGASPVSSIKHAGTPWELGLAETQQTLLLNNLRTRIRVQADGQMKTGRDVAIGALLGADEFGFATAPLVVEGCIMMRKCHLNTCPVGVATQDPVLRKKFSGKPEHVVNYFFFVAEEVREIMAQLGIRKFDELIGRVDLLNTRVGIEHWKAQGLDFSRVFHAVPSTDPLYQVKEQDHALDHALDHQLIERSKAAIERGEKVSFITPVRNRNRTIGAMLSGVIAARYGHEGLPDDTIHIQCNGTAGQSFGAFLAHGITLDLVGEANDYVGKGLSGGRIVVRSPNDFRGFGPDHIIAGNTVLYGALSGEAFFNGVAGERFAVRNSGAATVVEGTGDHGCEYMTGGTVVVLGGTGRNFAAGMSGGVAYVWDPQNTFRQRCNLSMVELERVVPHQEQFDQGHIEAWHSAVRGGERETDEAILRRLIEDHYRYTGSFRSRDILDDWNKARLSFVKVMPTEYRRALGELWRAANPQQIAA; encoded by the coding sequence ACGAAGGCCAAGTCGTGCTCGGCTGGCGCGACGTCCCCGTAGACCACGACATGCCCATGTCGCCCACCGTACGCGCCTGTGCGCCCGTCATTCGCCAGCTTTTCATAGGCCGCGGCCCCGACATCATGGTGCCCGACGCGCTGGAACGTAAGCTGTACGTCATACGCAAGACCGCCAGCCACGCCATCCAGCACATGCAGCTGGCCCACGGCCAGGAATACTTCGTGCCATCCATCTCGGTGCGCACCGTCGTCTATAAAGGCCTGCTGCTGGCCAACCAAGTGGGCAGCTACTACCGCGACCTGGCCGATACCCGCGCTGTTTCGGCGCTGGCCATGGTCCACCAGCGATTCTCCACCAACACCTTTCCGGCCTGGCCCCTGGCCCACCCCTATCGCATGATCGCCCACAACGGCGAAATCAACACCGTCAAGGGCAATTTCAACTGGCTGCGCGCCCGCGAAGGCATGATGCAGTCGGCCGTGCTGGGCGCCGACCTGCCCAAGCTCTACCCCATCGTCTACGAAGGCCAGTCCGACACGGCCACCTTCGACAACTGCCTGGAGCTGCTGGTGATGTCGGGCTACTCGCTGGCCCACGCCATGATGATGATGATTCCCGAGGCCTGGGAACAGCACGCCGACATGGACGAAAATCGCCGCGCTTTCTACGAATACCATGCAGCCATGATGGAACCCTGGGACGGCCCCGCCGCCGTGGCCTTTACCGATGGCCGCCAAATCGGCGCCACGCTCGATCGCAACGGCCTGCGCCCCGCCCGCTACCTGATCACCGACGACGACATGGTCATCATGGCGTCCGAGGCCGGCACCCTGTCGATTCCCGAGCACCGCATCGTCAAGAAATGGCGTTTGCAGCCTGGCAAGATGTTCCTGATCGACTTGCAGCAAGGCCGCATTATTGACGACGCCGAGATCAAGTCCCAGCTGGCCAACACCCGCCCCTACCGCCAATGGATCGAGCGCCTGCGTCTGAAGCTGGAAGCACTGCCTGCGCAGCAAGTGGAAGCGCCGCACAAGGCCGAAAGCCTGCTCAAGCGTCAGCAGGCCTTTGGCTGGACGCAAGAAGACTTCAAATTCGTGCTGCAGCCCATGGCCGCCAATGGCGAGGAAGCCACCGGCTCCATGGGCAACGACACGCCGCTGGCCGTGTTGTCGAACCGCGCCAAGCCGTTCTACCACTACTTCCGGCAGCTGTTTGCACAGGTCACCAACCCGCCCATAGACCCCATACGTGAACAATTGGTGATGTCGCTGGTGTCTTTCATAGGCCCCAAACCCAATCTGCTGGACATCAACAACGTCAATCCGCCGCTGCGCCTTGAAGTCGCCCAGCCTGTGCTGGATTTTGCCGCCATGGCGCAAATTCGCCATATTGCCGGCATTACTTCGAACAAGTTCCGCAGCCTGGAAATCGATATTACCTACCCCACCGCCTGGGGTCCGGACGGCATCGAAGCCTGTCTGGCCGGACTATGCGCCAACGCCGCCGATGCAGTGCGCAGCGGCTACAACATCTTGATCATCACCGACCGCAAGGTCGACAGCGAGCATGTGGCGATTCCCGCCCTGTTGGCCACGTCGGCCATTCACCTGCATTTGATCCGCGCCGGCCTGCGCACCAATACCGGACTGGTGGTGGAAACCGGCTCGGTGCGCGAAGTGCACCACGTAGCCCTGCTGGGCGGCTATGGCGCCGAAGCCATCCACCCCTATCTGGCACTCGAGGCGCTGGCCACACTGCCCGAGCCGGCAACCGCCACCAAGAACTACATCAAGGCCATCGGCAAGGGCCTGAACAAGGTCATGTCCAAAATGGGCATTTCGACCTATATGTCGTATACAGGCGCCCAGATCTTTGAGGCGGTCGGCCTGAATTCCAGCTTGATCAACAAATACTTTACCGGCACGCCCAGCAATATCGAGGGCATAGGCATTTTTGAAGTGGCCGAAGAGGCGCTGCGCCAGCATAACTCGGCTTTCAGCAACGATCCTGTGCTGGCCAATGCCCTGGACGCGGGCGGCGACTACGCCTGGCGCGTACGCGGCGAGCAGCATATGTGGTCGCCCGACTCCATCGCCAAGTTGCAGCACGCAGCTCGCGCCAACAACTACAGCACCTACAAAGAATATGCCCAACTGATCAACGATCAGTCGCGCCGCCACATGACTTTGCGCGGCCTGTTCGAATTCAAGGTGGATCCGGCCCGCGCCATACCGCTAAGCGAAGTCGAACCGGCCAAGGACATCGTCAAACGCTTTGCAACCGGCGCCATGTCTTTGGGCTCGATCTCGACAGAAGCCCACGCCACGCTGGCCGTCGCCATGAACCGCATAGGCGGCAAGTCGAATACGGGCGAAGGCGGCGAAGACGAATTGCGCTACCGCGCCGAAATGCGCGCAGGCAAGCCTACGGTGCGAAAGGGCGATACCCTGGCGTCCTTCCTGGGCTCGGACCGCATCGAGGCCGATGTGGCGCTGGCTGCGGGCGACTCGCTGCGCTCACGCATCAAACAGGTGGCATCCGGACGTTTCGGCGTGTCGGCCGAGTACCTGTCCAGCGCCGACCAGATTCAGATCAAGATGGCGCAGGGCGCCAAGCCCGGCGAGGGTGGCCAACTGCCCGGCCACAAGGTGTCGGAATACATCGCCAAGCTGCGTTACTCCGTGCCCGGCGTGGGTCTGATTTCGCCTCCGCCGCACCACGACATCTACTCGATTGAAGATCTGGCGCAGTTGATTCACGATCTGAAGAACGTGAATCCCCAGGCCTCGATCTCGGTCAAGCTGGTCTCGGAAGTAGGCGTGGGCACGGTGGCCACCGGCGTGGCCAAAGCCAAGGCCGATCACGTGGTGATTGCCGGACACGACGGCGGCACCGGCGCTTCGCCCGTGTCGTCCATCAAGCATGCCGGCACGCCGTGGGAACTGGGCCTGGCCGAAACGCAACAAACCCTGCTGCTGAACAATCTGCGCACACGCATACGCGTGCAGGCCGACGGCCAAATGAAGACGGGCCGCGACGTCGCCATAGGCGCGCTGCTGGGCGCCGATGAATTCGGCTTTGCCACGGCGCCGCTGGTGGTGGAAGGCTGCATCATGATGCGCAAATGCCATCTGAACACCTGCCCCGTGGGCGTGGCCACGCAAGATCCGGTCTTGCGCAAGAAATTCAGCGGCAAGCCCGAGCATGTGGTCAATTACTTCTTCTTCGTCGCCGAGGAAGTGCGCGAAATCATGGCCCAGTTGGGCATACGCAAGTTCGACGAGCTGATCGGCCGCGTAGACTTGCTGAACACCCGCGTCGGCATCGAGCACTGGAAGGCGCAAGGGCTGGACTTCAGCCGTGTATTCCACGCCGTGCCCAGCACCGACCCTTTGTACCAGGTCAAAGAACAAGATCATGCCCTGGACCACGCCCTGGACCATCAGTTGATCGAGCGCAGCAAGGCAGCCATCGAGCGCGGCGAGAAAGTATCGTTCATTACCCCTGTGCGCAACCGCAATCGCACCATAGGCGCCATGCTGTCAGGCGTGATCGCCGCACGCTATGGCCACGAAGGCCTGCCCGACGACACCATACACATACAGTGCAACGGCACGGCCGGCCAAAGCTTTGGCGCCTTCCTGGCGCACGGCATTACCCTGGACCTGGTCGGCGAAGCCAACGACTATGTGGGCAAGGGCTTGTCGGGCGGCCGCATCGTGGTGCGCTCGCCCAATGACTTCCGAGGCTTCGGCCCCGACCACATCATTGCCGGCAACACCGTGTTGTACGGCGCACTGTCTGGCGAAGCTTTCTTCAATGGCGTGGCGGGCGAACGTTTTGCCGTGCGCAACTCGGGCGCCGCAACGGTTGTGGAAGGCACGGGCGACCACGGCTGCGAGTACATGACGGGCGGCACCGTGGTGGTGCTGGGCGGTACCGGCCGCAACTTTGCGGCCGGCATGTCGGGCGGCGTGGCCTATGTATGGGACCCGCAAAACACCTTCCGCCAGCGCTGCAATCTGTCTATGGTCGAGCTGGAACGCGTTGTTCCGCACCAAGAACAATTCGACCAAGGTCATATCGAAGCCTGGCACAGCGCCGTGCGCGGCGGCGAACGCGAAACCGACGAAGCCATTTTGCGCCGCCTGATCGAAGACCATTACCGCTACACCGGCAGCTTCCGCTCCCGCGATATTCTGGACGACTGGAACAAGGCACGCCTGTCTTTCGTCAAAGTCATGCCGACCGAATACCGCCGCGCGCTGGGCGAACTGTGGCGCGCCGCCAATCCACAACAAATTGCTGCCTGA